The Anguilla rostrata isolate EN2019 chromosome 1, ASM1855537v3, whole genome shotgun sequence nucleotide sequence ctcagagGAGACCGAGACTGACGATGGAACCCACGGCCCTGcgagaaagaggtaaaaatgcatgaatcagagagttaatgtgctgtgagttagagctgcagtaagaggatgagtttaactggaagctctgtctccatgtgctgtgagttagagctgcagtaagaagatgagtttaactggaagctctgtctccatgtgctgtgagttagagctgcagtaagacgatgagtttaactggaagctctgtctccatgtgctgtgagttagagctgcagtaagaggatgagtttaactggaagctctgtctccatgtgctgtgagttagagctgcagtaagacgatgagtttaactggaagttctgtctccatgtgctgtgagttagagctgcagtaagacgatgagtttaactggaagctctgtctccatgtgctgtgagttagagctgcagtaagaggatgagtttaactggaagctctgtctccatgtgctgtgagttagagctgcagtaagaggatgagtttaactggatgctctgtctccatgtgctgtgagtttgagctgcagtaagaggatgagtttaactggaagctctgtctccatgtgctgtgagttagatctgcagtaagaagatgagtttaactggaagttctgtcttcatgtgctgtgagttagagctgcagtaagaggatgagtttaactggaagctctgtctccatgtgctgtgagttagagctgcagtaagatgatgagtttaactggaagctctgtctccatgtgctgtgagttagagctgcagtaagagaatgagtttaactggaagctctgtctccatgtgctgtgagttagagctgcagtaagaggatgagtttaactggaagctctgtctccatgtgctgtgagttagagctgcagtaagaagatgagtttaactggaagctttgtctccatgtgctgtgagttagagctgcagtaagaggatgagtttaactggaagctctgtctccatgtgctgtgagttagagctgcagtaagaggatgagtttaactggaagctctgtctccatgtgctgtgagttagagctgcagtaagaggatgagtttaactggaagctctgtctccatgtttgttcacagggtccgggtagagagggcagggtcacctgtacccagctgtctgtctatgaagagtgatcgttcaatgCATCATCCAgtcaacttcagaggagagttcacaggtgatcaaaggtaatgaaacaagttCATACTGACACTACGGTTGAATAAAACTTAAATCTCAGTGGCTATTTTTTGGTTTAGTGGTGTGTATGATAGCACATTCTGGTCAACATGTGTgtattaactcattttaaagtgtcatgatgtgttCTATATCACAttcggatgtgctgtgagttagagctgcagtaaaagtatgagtttaactggatgctctgtctccatgtgctgtgagttagagctgcagtaagaggatgagtttaactggaagctctatcTCAATGTggtgtgagttagagctgcagtaagaagatgagtttaactggaagctctgtctccatgtttgttcacagggtccaggtagagagggcagggtcacctgtacccagctgtctgtctatgaagagtgatcattcaatgctTCATCCAttcaacttcagaggagagttcacaggtgatcaaaggtaatgaaacaagttCATACTGACACTACGGTTGAATAAAACTTAAATCTCAGTGGCTACTTTTTGGTTTAGTGGGGTGTATGATAGCACATTCTCGTCAACATGTGTgtattaactcattttaaagtgtcatgatgtgttttatatcacattcggatgtgctgtgagttagagctgcagtaagaaaaAGAGTTTAAGCGGAAGGTCTATCTCCATGctctgtgagttagagctgcagtaagaggatgagtttaactggaagctctgtctccatgtactgtgagttagagctgcagtaagaggatgagtttaactggaagctctgtctccatgtgctgtgagttagagctgcagtaagaggatgagtttaactggaagctctgtctccatgtactgtgagttagagctgcagtaagaggatgagtttaactggaagctctgtctccatgtgctgtgagttagagctgcagtaagaagatgagtttaactggaagttctgtctccatgtgctgtgagttagagctgcagtaagaggatgagtttaactggaagctctgtctccatgtgctgtgagttagagctgcagtaagaagatgagtttaactggaagctctgtctccatgtgctgtgagttagagctgcagtaagaggattagtttaactggaagctctgtctccatgtgctgtgagttagagctgcagtaagaggatgagtttaactggaagctctgtctccatgtgctgtgagttagagctgcagtaagaggatgagtttaactggaagctctgtctccatgtgttgtgagttagagagctgcagtaagaggatgagtttaactggaagctctgtctccatgtgctgtgagttagagctgcagtaagagtatgagtttaactggaagctctgtctccatgtgctgtgagttagagctgcagtaagaggatgagtttaactggaagctctgtctccatgtgctgtgagttagagctgcagtaagacgatgagtttaactggatgctctgtctccatgtgctgtgagttagagctgcagtaagaggatgagtttaactggaagctctgtctccatgcgttgtgagttagagagctgcagtaagaggatgagtttaactggaagttctgtctccatgtgctgtgagttagagctgcagtaagaatatgagtttaactggaagctctgtctccatgtgctgtgagttagagctgcagtaaaggATGGTTTTCGGAAATTTTTTCATGTTGTGAGTTAGAGTTCGTAAGGTTTGGTGAGTTTAACGAAATCTTTGGTTGAGTTAGAGCCGCAGTAAGGGGGAAATGAGTTTTTTTGGAAACCCGTCTCCCGTGNNNNNNNNNNNNNNNNNNNNNNNNNNNNNNNNNNNNNNNNNNNNNNNNNNNNNNNNNNNNNNNNNNNNNNNNNNNNNNNNNNNNNNNNNNNNNNNNNNNgtttggcacttttcagggttccccacagaaataaccacaacagccacagacactcagcacttaaaaacatcaaattctgtacattctgaccccatttcaacagacagatttcataaacaacttcacatgtccacacaataaagccccaaaccaaggggattttgcgttttctccttcttcttctccttcttcttctcattcttatttttcctgccgcctatcccactaacaacatgtctccccattggacattttaccgacaccagccaaatcttcacctacacgacccaatcaaaaactcgcatacacatgaaaaatacccatacctttttattctgaaacatttccagcttaaacagctagcctgcctgtggcctagtgggcaaggttacagtcttgggaacatggggtcctaggttcaagcccagctactACATTCGAGCAAAGCTAGCTACTAAGCAAGACTTCCTGTACCTGTGAAACTCACATTGATCGGggctactgccatctactgacaTCAGTTAGtattgaaatacaagtacaatttTTGATGTTCCATAGTTTTGGAGAAATTAGGTGCAattgttttaaagtttattgaatCCCTTATCTGTCATGTTGCcaacacatctgtgttttaaaggatttctgagcagtgtgtttgtgtgtgtgcgtgcgtgaatttgtgtgcgtgtgtgcgtgtgcgtgcatttgcgtatgtgtgcgcatgtgtgtgtgtgcatgtatgtgtatgtatacatgtgttcgtgtgtatgtgtgcgcatgtgtgtttgtgtgtttgtgtgtgtatgtgcgtgtatgtgtgtctgcgtgtgtgtgtgtgtgcgtgtgtgtgtctgtgtgtgtgcgtgtgtttgtttgtatttttcaggtgtTCTGAGCCAGAGGGAATGGGGAGTGACTTACACCGCTGAGAGAATCTGTGCGTTAAAGGGGTCTTCAGTAGACATGAGCTGCACTTACTCATATCCCACATCTCGCACAGTGCAGCAAACATTCTGGTTTATTCACTGGAACAAGCCACAGGAGCCTGAGGACCTGTCCCAGGACCCAGAGTACTCTCACCGTGTGGAGTACCTGGGGAATCAGAGCAGTGACTGCACTTTTAGAATAAACCAACTGAGAGTAACTGATTCAAAAACATACCGATTCAGGTTCCTGACTGACTGTGATGGCGGAAAATTTGCTGGAGAACCTGGGGTCACATTGGCAGTTACAGGTAATTATTTTAGGCTGTAAACTCACAGGATTCTCTTCCCACAAGTATGACTAGAAgcttttttacagttttaatttgCTATTTGAAGGTCTACAGGTGATGGTGAATCCTGACTCAGtgaaagagggacagagtgtgatACTGACCTGTAGCACCACCTGCACTCTGACTGGCAGCCCAGCCTTCATCTGGTACAGGGACGGATCTCCTCTGTCCTTCACTGGTCAGAGTCACCAGTTCACAGCCAGCAGTGAAGACCGAGGCCGCTACTCCTGTGCTGTGAAAGGCTATGAGCTTCAGTCCCCTGCAGTGGCTCTTAATGTGAGATGTGAGTACCAGAGGCCAAACTTCTTCAAATCTCACAGTTCTGAAAGTCTTCAACTATAATTTTCAGCTAAATTGTACAGATTATACTATGCTGCATGTAAATGTTCTGTCATTATAGCATTGCATGAAACGTCAATACCTGAAAACATGCCATAATGCAATGATGGGAAAacactacatacagtatgcctgagtcaaaaaaaaaaggttaaaatttCACATGAAACTACAAACCCCTCAGTTTGACATCTATATAAAACTGCAATacctgttattttattataacaggttctgcagtccttttccccacaaaccacacaatccgtcgttgttagaggcaccaaggctttattgtgcgctcgataccaaaaacacggaaacaaaaacaaaacacacacgattaggacggggattagatggcatgccAATCCCGCGTGTGTCTCTCATTCGagcaccccggtctcactgcaggcagagcatataaaccattaccaatcaattgtaacTGCAAACAGGCGTAGTTATAGgccagctatactgctcccactctgcctgcagatggcgccctaaccacaccacccctccacatcacattgtgagatttcagctccattataaacattactttgaaataaatgtctctgctagtgttttgagacacaacacagtgagtgagaaattatatggaacttgaacatatttttctaatgattttagatgctcccaagaacacctctgtgtgaattttatttaaatctgcattacctgtttttttctctttcagatcgtCCGAAGAgcgtctcagtatcagtgagcccctctggtgaaatagtggacgGCAgtgcagtgactctgacctgcagcagcagccatgCCAACCCACCAGAGCAAAGATACTCCTGGTTTAAGAAGACTGGATCTGCATTCTCGAGGAGAGGATCAGAACAGAGATACACAATTAAAagcatcacactgcaggatgcaggagaatactactgtgaggcagACAATGGGATTGGGACAAACAGATCTCCTTCTGAACATtttgatgtgcagtgtgagtatatcagtgcattacagcttcatacacacagagcagagagtcagtatctcctgagtgtctttgggtaacttcacagcagtaagacactgagtaaagcagtcacactggccagtggaggagaaatcagatataattacattatcatacagtgatgagtctgatcatactgacatgtcttaggtaaaacgtgtagtcattttgagtttgcaaagggcaaataaggtaccacatgcagctgatcaactttaaaaaatgaagttaccattattaatgaagatgctAAAAAGACGTATCTAAATACTTCTGTCACTTTTAAAaacttgattctgctgtgtcattttccaactaccataaaaagctacagtatatccagttcattttgtaacaaagcatgatatactgggatatttactgtaacaggttctgcagtccttttccccacaaaccacacaatccgtcgttgttagaggcaccaaggctttattgtgcgctcgataccaaaaacacggaaacaaaacaaaacacacacgataAGGACAGGGATTAGATGGCAAGCCgctcccgcgtgcgtctctcattccagcaccccggCCTCACTGCAAGCAGAGCATATAATCTattaccaatcaattgtaaTTGCTAACAGGTGTGGTTGTTAGCCAGCTGTACTGCTCCTACTCTGCCTGCAGATggtgccctaaccacaccacccctccacatcacattgtgagatttcagctccattataaacattactttgaaatgaatGTCTCTGCTAGTGTTTTGAAATTcaacacagtgagtgagaaattatatggaatttaacacatttttctaatgattttagatGCTCCCAAGAATTCCTTAgtgtgacttttatttaaaactgcaggacctgttattttctctttcagattcTCCGAAGAgcgtctcagtatcagtgagcccctctggtgaaatagtggagggcagttcagtgactctgacctgcagcagcagccatgCCAACCCATCAGTGCATATACACACCTGGTTTAAGAATAGAGCTGAACTCTCATGGAGAGGATCCAGTTACACCTTTAAAACCATCACACcgcaggatgcaggagaatacaTCTGTGCGGCAGGGAATGTGATTGGGACAAACAAATCTCCTCCTAAACGTCTtgttgtgcagtgtgagtatatcagtgcatctcagcttcatacacacagagcagagagtcagtatctcctgagtaTCTTTGGGcaacttcacagcagtaagacactgagtaaagcagtcacactggccagtggaggagaaatcagatataattacattatcatacagtgatgAGTCTGATCATACTGACGTGTCTTAGGTAAAACGtgtagtcattttgagtttgcaaagggcaaaaacaaaataccaCATGCTGCTggtcaactttaaaaaatgaagttgtcattattaatgaagatgctaaaaagacatatctgaatacttctgtcacttttgaaaacttgattctgctgtgtcattttccaattaccataaaaagctacagtatatccagttcattttgtaacaaagcatgaTAGACTGGGATATTTAttgtaacaggttctgcagtccttttcctCACAAACCACAGAATCCATCAttgttagaggcaccaaggctttattgtgcgctcaataccaaaaacacggaaacaaaaacaaaaccaaacacacacgataaggacggggattagatggcatgccgcTCCCGTGTGCGTCTCTTattccagcaccccggtctcactgcaggcagagcatataaaccattaccaatcaattgtaacTGCAAACAAGTGTGGTTGTTAGCCAGAtatactgctcccactctgcctgcagatggCCCCCTAACCACACAACTcctccacatcacattgtgaTATTTCAGCTTCATTATAACCTTTCCTTTGCAATAATGGTTCTCAATCTATTTGAGGCAAATCACAGAGATTGAGAATTATAtggaatttaacacatttctctATTGATTTCAGATGCTCCCAAGAAcacctcagtatcagtgagctcCTCTGGTAAAATAgaggagggcagttcagtgactctgacctgcagcagcagccatgCCAACCCATCAGTGCATATACACACCTGGTTTAAGAATAGAGCTGAACTCTCATGGAGAGGATCCAGTTACACCTTTAAAACCATCACcgcaggatgcaggagaatacaTCTGTGCGGCAGGGAATGTGATTGGGACAAACAAATCTCCTCCTAAACGTCTtgttgtgcagtgtgagtatatcagtgcatctcagcttcatacacacagagcagagagtcagtatctcctgagtaTCTTTGGGcaacttcacagcagtaagacactgagtaaagcagtcacactggccagtggaggagaaatcagatataattacattatcatacagtgatgAGTCTGATCATACTGACGTGTCTTAGGTAAAACGtgtagtcattttgagtttgcaaagggcaaaaacaaaataccaCATGCTGCTggtcaactttaaaaaatgaagttgtcattattaatgaagatgctaaaaagacatatctgaatacttctgtcacttttgaaaacttgattctgctgtgtcattttccaattaccataaaaagctacagtatatccagttcattttgtaacaaagcatgaTAGACTGGGATATTTAttgtaacaggttctgcagtccttttcctCACAAACCACAGAATCCATCAttgttagaggcaccaaggctttattgtgcgctcaataccaaaaacacggaaacaaaaacaaaaccaaacacacacgataaggacggggattagatggcatgccgcTCCCGTGTGCGTCTCTTattccagcaccccggtctcactgcaggcagagcatataaaccattaccaatcaattgtaacTGCAAACAAGTGTGGTTGTTAGCCAGAtatactgctcccactctgcctgcagatggCCCCCTAACCACACAACTcctccacatcacattgtgaTATTTCAGCTTCATTATAACCTTTCCTTTGCAATAATGGTTCTCAATCTATTTGAGGCAAATCACAGAGAttgagaaattatatggaatttaacacatttctctATTGATTTCAGATGCTCCCAAGAAcacctcagtatcagtgagctcCTCTGGTAAAATAgaggagggcagttcagtgactctgacctgcagcagcagccatgCCAACCCATCAGTGCATATACACACCTGGTTTAAGAATAGAGCTGAACTCTCATGGAGAGGATCCAGTTACACCTTTAAAACCATCACACcgcaggatgcaggagaatacaTCTGTGCGGCAGGGAATGTGATTGGGACAAACAAATCTCCTCCTAAACGTCTtgttgtgcagtgtgagtatatcagtgcatctcagcttcatacacacagagcagagagtcagtatctcctgagtaTCTTTGGGcaacttcacagcagtaagacactgagtaaagcagtcacactggccagtggaggagaaatcagatataattacattatcatacagtgatgAGTCTGATCATACTGACGTGTCTTAGGTAAAACGtgtagtcattttgagtttgcaaagggcaaaaacaaaataccaCATGCTGCTggtcaactttaaaaaatgaagttgtcattattaatgaagatgctaaaaagacatatctgaatacttctgtcacttttgaaaacttgattctgctgtgtcattttccaattaccataaaaagctacagtatatccagttcattttgtaacaaagcatgaTAGACTGGGATATTTAttgtaacaggttctgcagtccttttcctCACAAACCACAGAATCCATCAttgttagaggcaccaaggctttattgtgcgctcaataccaaaaacacggaaacaaaaacaa carries:
- the LOC135238088 gene encoding B-cell receptor CD22-like yields the protein MCAHVCVCMYVYVYMCSCVCVRMCVCVFVCVCACMCVCVCVCVRVCVCVCACVCLYFSGVLSQREWGVTYTAERICALKGSSVDMSCTYSYPTSRTVQQTFWFIHWNKPQEPEDLSQDPEYSHRVEYLGNQSSDCTFRINQLRVTDSKTYRFRFLTDCDGGKFAGEPGVTLAVTGLQVMVNPDSVKEGQSVILTCSTTCTLTGSPAFIWYRDGSPLSFTGQSHQFTASSEDRGRYSCAVKGYELQSPAVALNVRYPPKSISVSVSPSGEIVEGTSVTLTCSSDANPPVQNYTWYKKNDTGVWQAGSGQSLNFSEFRSWNRGQYYCEAQNRLGAQNASALLVTVQGGQSLIAGAAVGVAAILALVFLGVVCMRYVVVNESACSHSIVNHF